One segment of Thermococcus profundus DNA contains the following:
- a CDS encoding M67 family metallopeptidase, with translation MRLVIRRDDLVGIIKSAGESEGEICGFLLGRIEGSAVFVEEVRGTRNKLNSPIAFEIDPLETAEVLDEAEGKGLEVVGVFHSHLECPPVPSGKDIEGMDLWRNVWLIVTPSGGFQAWILENGEVKEVRVETR, from the coding sequence ATGAGGCTCGTTATAAGAAGGGATGATCTGGTGGGGATCATAAAGAGCGCAGGGGAGAGTGAGGGGGAGATCTGCGGCTTCCTCCTCGGCAGGATAGAGGGTTCGGCAGTCTTCGTTGAAGAGGTAAGGGGGACTAGAAACAAGCTCAACTCGCCTATTGCCTTTGAAATCGATCCCCTTGAAACTGCGGAAGTTCTCGACGAAGCCGAGGGGAAAGGGCTTGAAGTCGTTGGGGTCTTCCACTCCCACCTCGAGTGTCCGCCAGTGCCCTCGGGAAAAGACATTGAGGGCATGGATCTTTGGAGGAACGTCTGGCTGATAGTAACTCCCTCCGGAGGATTCCAGGCTTGGATCCTTGAAAACGGCGAAGTAAAAGAAGTTAGAGTTGAAACTAGGTAG
- a CDS encoding AIR synthase family protein, with amino-acid sequence MGLPPGKLPPEKLEELVFKRLEKSDPRVITGPGQGIDAAAIDFGEKIVVASTDPITGAVEDIGFYAVHVNANDVATFGARPRWFLVTILLPENGDEALLSGLMGDIVETARNIGVSVVGGHTEVTPGLNRPIVIGTMLGEVEKEKLVRSDGARPGDAIVMTKWAGLEGTSIIAREKREELASAFGGDFVERASSLIDYISIVPEATVLRDYANAMHDPTEGGIANGIYEMADAAGLGFRVFPNRVPIRDETLKVCEFYSLNPLALISSGSLLAAVPRDHAKFVVERLLSKGINAAVIGEFLAEKKRVAIVDGEERPFPRPKTDELWKVFGE; translated from the coding sequence ATGGGTCTTCCACCTGGAAAGCTTCCGCCCGAGAAGCTGGAGGAACTCGTCTTTAAACGGCTTGAGAAATCGGATCCAAGGGTCATAACCGGTCCCGGCCAGGGGATAGACGCGGCGGCGATAGACTTCGGCGAAAAGATAGTGGTTGCTTCAACAGATCCCATAACCGGAGCCGTTGAGGACATCGGATTCTATGCCGTCCACGTAAACGCGAACGACGTGGCTACCTTCGGTGCGAGGCCGAGGTGGTTCCTAGTCACGATACTCCTGCCCGAGAACGGAGATGAGGCGTTACTCTCCGGATTGATGGGGGATATCGTCGAAACGGCACGTAATATCGGTGTTTCCGTAGTGGGGGGCCACACCGAGGTAACCCCTGGTTTGAACAGGCCCATAGTGATCGGCACGATGCTGGGGGAGGTTGAGAAGGAAAAGCTCGTCAGATCCGATGGAGCGAGACCCGGGGATGCAATAGTCATGACGAAATGGGCGGGGCTTGAGGGAACCTCCATAATAGCGCGGGAGAAAAGGGAGGAACTGGCCAGCGCCTTCGGAGGAGACTTCGTGGAGAGGGCCTCTTCGCTCATAGATTATATCAGCATCGTTCCTGAGGCGACGGTTCTTCGGGACTACGCCAACGCCATGCACGACCCGACGGAGGGAGGAATAGCAAATGGAATCTACGAAATGGCCGATGCGGCAGGCTTGGGTTTTCGGGTGTTCCCAAACAGGGTGCCAATCAGGGACGAAACTCTCAAGGTGTGCGAGTTCTACAGCCTAAACCCGCTCGCGCTGATAAGCTCGGGTTCCCTCCTGGCGGCAGTTCCAAGGGATCACGCGAAGTTTGTCGTTGAGAGGTTGCTTTCAAAGGGCATAAATGCGGCCGTTATCGGGGAGTTCCTGGCCGAGAAGAAGCGCGTGGCAATAGTGGATGGGGAAGAACGGCCCTTCCCAAGGCCAAAAACCGACGAGCTGTGGAAGGTATTCGGGGAGTAG
- a CDS encoding SagB/ThcOx family dehydrogenase, which yields MPWNYRGIGWFVVFTVIVLSSLLLVKPYLPRESGGTASGEEIALPKPRFKGEMIVEEAILRRRSMRDYLPEPLKLEELSQLLWAAQGITSPDGKRAAPSAGATYPFEVFVVAGNVEGLEPGIYKYNPQRHSLMFIKRGDYRDDLERAALDQDWVGNAAVDIVLVAFYGRATEVYGERGVRYVHMEAGHIGENIYLQATALGLGTVAVGAFDDERVSEILGTEGRPLYIFPVGRV from the coding sequence ATGCCTTGGAACTACAGGGGGATCGGCTGGTTCGTCGTCTTCACGGTCATCGTGCTGAGCTCACTCCTCCTAGTGAAGCCTTACCTCCCAAGGGAGAGCGGCGGAACGGCCTCGGGAGAGGAGATAGCCCTTCCAAAACCCCGGTTTAAGGGGGAGATGATTGTTGAGGAGGCCATACTCAGGAGGAGGAGCATGAGGGATTACCTGCCCGAGCCCCTGAAGCTTGAGGAGCTCTCCCAGCTTCTCTGGGCAGCACAGGGGATAACGAGCCCAGATGGAAAGCGCGCCGCCCCGAGCGCCGGTGCCACTTACCCCTTCGAAGTGTTCGTGGTGGCTGGGAACGTGGAGGGTCTGGAACCCGGCATCTACAAGTACAATCCCCAAAGGCACAGCTTGATGTTCATCAAGAGGGGAGACTACAGGGATGATCTGGAGAGGGCAGCGCTCGACCAGGATTGGGTCGGAAATGCGGCCGTCGACATAGTTCTCGTGGCTTTTTATGGGAGGGCGACCGAAGTTTACGGGGAACGGGGAGTGAGGTACGTTCACATGGAAGCCGGGCATATAGGGGAGAACATATACCTGCAGGCCACCGCCCTCGGACTCGGAACGGTGGCGGTTGGGGCCTTCGACGATGAGCGGGTCTCAGAGATCCTCGGAACGGAGGGCAGGCCCCTCTACATCTTCCCGGTTGGGAGGGTTTGA
- a CDS encoding ribosome biogenesis/translation initiation ATPase RLI translates to MSRIAVIDYDKCNPDKCGHFLCERVCPVNRMGGEAIIIDEENYRPIIQEASCTGCGICVHKCPFGAITIVNLPEQLDEDCVHRYGINAFVLYRLPVVKDGMVVGILGPNGTGKTTAVKILSGQLIPNLCGDNEEWDNVIKTFRGNELQNYFERLKNGEIKPVVKPQYVDLIPKAVKGKVRDLLKRADESGRLDEVARELELENILDRDIRQLSGGELQRVAIAAALLRDAHFYFFDEPSSYLDIRQRLRIAKTIRKLADSGKAVLTVEHDLAILDYMSDIIHVVYGKPGAYGIFSQPKSTRNGINEFLRGYLRDENVRFRPFEISFTKKSERKSQEGEILVQYPSLVKEYENGSFRLEAEGGELYVGEVVGIVGPNGIGKTTFVKMLAGVEKPTEGEVDWSLTVSYKPQYIKTDYEGTVFDLLSKIDAAKLMSNFYKTELLNPLGIPELYDRQVNELSGGELQRVAITACLLRDADLYLLDEPSAHLDVEQRLAVSKAIRSLMAKNEKTALIVEHDVMMVDYLSDRLIVFEGEPGKHGRALPPMGMRDGMNRFLANIGITFRRDPDTGRPRANKEGSVKDREQKEMGEYYYTAA, encoded by the coding sequence ATGAGCAGGATAGCGGTCATCGATTACGACAAGTGCAACCCCGACAAGTGCGGGCACTTCCTCTGCGAGAGAGTCTGCCCCGTCAACAGAATGGGCGGGGAAGCGATAATAATCGACGAGGAGAACTACAGACCGATTATCCAGGAGGCCAGCTGTACCGGCTGTGGAATCTGCGTTCACAAGTGCCCCTTCGGCGCGATAACCATAGTCAACCTCCCGGAACAGCTCGACGAGGACTGTGTTCACAGGTACGGGATAAACGCCTTCGTCCTCTACCGTCTCCCCGTCGTCAAGGACGGCATGGTGGTTGGAATCCTCGGTCCGAACGGAACGGGTAAGACAACCGCCGTTAAAATCCTCTCGGGCCAGCTTATCCCCAACCTCTGCGGCGACAACGAGGAATGGGACAACGTGATCAAGACCTTCCGCGGCAACGAGCTCCAGAACTACTTCGAGAGGCTGAAAAACGGGGAGATAAAGCCCGTCGTCAAGCCCCAGTACGTCGATCTGATACCTAAGGCGGTTAAGGGCAAAGTTAGAGACCTCCTCAAGAGGGCCGACGAGAGCGGAAGGCTCGATGAAGTCGCGAGGGAGCTCGAACTGGAGAACATCCTCGACAGGGACATAAGGCAGCTCTCGGGAGGTGAGCTCCAGCGCGTCGCCATAGCCGCCGCTCTCCTCCGCGATGCGCACTTCTACTTCTTCGATGAGCCCTCAAGCTACCTCGACATAAGGCAGAGGCTCAGGATCGCCAAGACGATAAGAAAGCTCGCCGATTCAGGGAAGGCGGTTCTAACGGTTGAGCACGATTTGGCCATCCTCGATTACATGAGCGACATCATCCATGTAGTTTACGGCAAGCCAGGCGCCTACGGTATCTTCTCCCAGCCGAAATCGACGAGGAACGGCATAAACGAGTTCCTTAGGGGATACTTGAGGGACGAGAACGTCCGCTTCAGACCCTTCGAGATAAGCTTCACCAAGAAGAGCGAGAGGAAGAGCCAGGAGGGTGAAATCCTCGTCCAGTACCCAAGCCTCGTTAAGGAGTACGAAAACGGCTCCTTCAGGCTTGAGGCAGAGGGTGGAGAGCTCTACGTTGGCGAAGTCGTCGGCATAGTCGGGCCCAACGGTATCGGAAAGACGACCTTCGTGAAAATGTTAGCTGGAGTCGAGAAGCCCACCGAGGGGGAGGTTGACTGGTCGCTTACCGTTAGCTACAAGCCCCAGTACATCAAGACCGACTACGAGGGAACTGTCTTTGACCTGCTGAGCAAAATAGACGCCGCTAAGCTCATGAGCAACTTCTACAAGACGGAACTGCTCAACCCGCTCGGAATTCCGGAACTCTACGATAGGCAGGTCAACGAGCTCTCGGGCGGTGAGCTCCAGCGCGTTGCCATAACGGCCTGCCTGCTCAGGGACGCTGACCTCTACCTCCTTGACGAGCCATCGGCACATCTCGACGTCGAGCAGAGGTTAGCGGTCTCAAAGGCCATCCGCTCCCTCATGGCAAAGAACGAGAAGACCGCTCTGATAGTCGAGCACGACGTCATGATGGTCGACTACCTCAGCGACCGCCTGATAGTCTTCGAGGGCGAGCCTGGAAAGCACGGAAGGGCCCTCCCGCCGATGGGCATGAGGGATGGAATGAACCGCTTCCTAGCGAACATTGGAATAACCTTCAGGCGCGACCCCGACACCGGAAGGCCGAGGGCCAACAAGGAGGGCTCCGTTAAGGACAGGGAGCAGAAGGAGATGGGTGAGTACTACTACACCGCCGCCTGA
- a CDS encoding CGP-CTERM sorting domain-containing protein, which produces MKNSEDGQFNAVAVASNGDIVIIGRTGSSGASNEDFLVLRLDENGNANWGRTYGGRGYDWAYSVDVAPNGDIIVVGDTSSFGAGYDDAWVLRLDKDGNVIWGKAFGGSNPDVALAVAVAPNDDVIVAGYTYSFGSGQNDVWVIRLDKNGKIEWQKTYGGSGGEAVLAVAISSNGDIILAGNTGSFGAGRSDAWVLKLDKDGTLKWGKAYGGEEWDEASAVAIAPNGDIIVAGDTEGFGAGGRDFWLLRLDGNGNVKWQKTYGGSEDDYAHAVVLTPGGDILVAGDSYLLALDTNGNLKWARAMYTTSVKIREDGTAVFAGGPYVGLINVSRVPQYSGWNWDEEASVEVHDSNAKVSGTNPEVEDSNAQIHDTDAEIYNVTPKFETAWGCTSASTSTAPSQTRTTQPTQTEAPTKSSPHTQQTTTESQTGFHPSSQPSSKPTTSTSETSNGFSFNVTCGPGLIVFLPLLPLLWRKRKM; this is translated from the coding sequence GTGAAGAATTCCGAAGACGGCCAATTTAATGCGGTTGCCGTAGCTTCAAACGGCGATATAGTTATCATAGGAAGAACCGGTAGTTCTGGCGCTAGTAACGAGGACTTTTTGGTTTTGAGGCTTGACGAAAACGGGAATGCCAACTGGGGAAGAACTTACGGAGGAAGGGGTTACGATTGGGCTTACTCTGTGGATGTAGCCCCAAACGGGGACATCATCGTCGTAGGGGACACCTCAAGCTTCGGCGCGGGATATGATGATGCGTGGGTTCTCAGGCTCGACAAAGATGGAAACGTGATATGGGGAAAGGCATTCGGAGGAAGCAACCCTGATGTAGCCCTCGCGGTTGCTGTAGCTCCCAACGACGACGTTATAGTGGCAGGATACACTTACAGCTTCGGCTCTGGTCAGAATGATGTCTGGGTTATTAGGCTGGACAAGAACGGAAAAATTGAATGGCAGAAGACGTACGGCGGAAGCGGCGGAGAGGCTGTTCTCGCAGTTGCAATCTCTTCAAACGGCGACATTATCCTAGCTGGGAACACAGGTAGCTTTGGTGCTGGCAGGTCTGACGCGTGGGTTTTGAAGCTTGACAAGGATGGAACCCTCAAATGGGGAAAGGCTTACGGGGGAGAAGAGTGGGATGAAGCTAGTGCAGTTGCAATTGCTCCCAACGGCGACATTATCGTCGCAGGGGACACCGAGGGCTTCGGTGCTGGCGGAAGGGATTTCTGGCTTTTGAGACTCGACGGGAACGGCAACGTTAAGTGGCAGAAGACGTACGGCGGAAGCGAGGATGACTACGCTCACGCGGTTGTTCTAACCCCCGGCGGGGATATTTTGGTAGCAGGGGATTCCTATTTGCTCGCTCTCGACACGAACGGCAACCTTAAGTGGGCCAGGGCAATGTACACGACGAGCGTCAAAATCCGGGAGGACGGAACCGCAGTATTCGCCGGTGGACCTTATGTAGGTCTCATTAACGTTAGTCGCGTTCCCCAGTACTCTGGATGGAATTGGGATGAGGAAGCCTCCGTTGAAGTGCACGATTCTAACGCCAAAGTGAGCGGGACAAACCCCGAGGTGGAAGATTCAAACGCCCAGATCCACGATACAGACGCCGAAATCTACAATGTCACCCCAAAGTTTGAAACCGCGTGGGGTTGCACCTCAGCGTCTACTTCAACTGCCCCCTCCCAAACTCGGACAACCCAGCCCACACAAACAGAGGCACCAACTAAATCCTCCCCACATACTCAGCAGACCACAACGGAGAGCCAAACTGGATTCCACCCTTCATCCCAGCCTTCTTCCAAACCCACTACTTCGACTTCGGAAACTTCAAACGGGTTCAGTTTCAACGTCACCTGCGGGCCAGGGCTAATTGTATTCCTGCCGCTTCTCCCGCTTCTCTGGAGAAAGCGGAAAATGTGA
- a CDS encoding CGP-CTERM sorting domain-containing protein, which translates to MKIPVFAQNGPPKAWRGKIGKPLIGVAIILFLTFMVASVHAQSEAGVKVEWERTFGKEIDHDYGYSVQQTIDGGYIIVGTTVLQGSDDVYLVKIDSKGNLEWEKRFEGDDNDGAYDVQQTPDGGYITVGYTESLKSGRKVYLIKTDSSGNLEWEKAFGGERAIEGHSVQPTDDGGYIITGRKYTPNSIYLTKIDSKGNIEWENEYGGIRDNFFGHVGDHPVQQTKDRGYITVGYVYSTKTQSNDVYLVKTDSGGYIEWTRTFGREGDDRGFSVQQTADGDYIIAGTTFSSDSGGYNVYLIKVDPTGNLRWEKTFGESNADCGFSVLQTDDGGYTIVGYTFSSSKGYDVYLIKTDPDGNLEWEKAFDAESVHDPTQGGVWDKGYSIRQTGDGGYIIVGYTYSIETRSNDVYVIKLSPGGQGGATSTASSPPHTKTSSSNSRTKTETTTKPSPTNTQRATTESQTGFHTPSRSSSAGTSSETSKGFSFNVTCGPGLIALLPLLPLLWRRRRE; encoded by the coding sequence ATGAAAATCCCTGTTTTTGCCCAAAACGGGCCCCCCAAGGCCTGGAGGGGAAAGATTGGCAAACCACTAATTGGCGTGGCGATAATTCTCTTTTTGACCTTTATGGTTGCCTCAGTACACGCCCAGTCCGAGGCGGGAGTGAAGGTGGAGTGGGAGAGAACCTTTGGAAAGGAGATCGACCATGATTACGGTTATTCGGTGCAGCAGACTATAGACGGTGGGTACATAATAGTTGGAACCACGGTGCTTCAAGGCTCAGACGACGTTTACTTGGTCAAGATCGACTCAAAGGGAAACCTCGAGTGGGAGAAGAGGTTCGAAGGAGACGACAATGATGGTGCCTACGACGTTCAGCAGACCCCCGATGGGGGTTATATCACTGTTGGGTATACAGAATCGCTCAAGAGCGGTAGAAAAGTATACTTAATCAAAACTGACTCCAGCGGGAATCTGGAATGGGAAAAAGCGTTTGGAGGGGAGAGGGCGATTGAAGGCCACTCTGTTCAGCCGACCGACGACGGGGGTTACATTATCACTGGACGCAAATACACACCCAATTCGATCTATTTGACCAAGATTGATTCAAAAGGGAACATTGAGTGGGAAAACGAGTACGGCGGAATCCGTGACAATTTTTTTGGGCATGTTGGCGATCATCCCGTCCAGCAGACCAAAGATAGAGGCTACATAACAGTTGGATACGTATATTCAACTAAAACTCAAAGTAACGATGTTTATTTGGTTAAAACTGATTCAGGTGGTTATATAGAATGGACAAGAACCTTCGGAAGGGAGGGGGATGACAGAGGCTTCTCCGTCCAGCAAACCGCGGATGGTGATTACATAATAGCCGGAACTACATTTTCATCCGATTCAGGTGGTTACAATGTTTACCTGATTAAGGTCGATCCCACGGGAAACCTAAGATGGGAAAAGACATTCGGGGAAAGCAACGCTGATTGTGGCTTCTCTGTCCTGCAGACTGACGATGGAGGTTACACGATCGTCGGGTACACATTCTCGAGCTCAAAGGGATACGATGTTTATCTGATCAAGACTGACCCCGATGGGAACTTGGAATGGGAAAAGGCATTCGATGCGGAAAGTGTCCACGATCCCACACAAGGCGGCGTTTGGGATAAAGGGTATTCTATTCGGCAGACTGGTGATGGAGGCTACATAATAGTGGGATACACCTATTCAATTGAAACTAGAAGTAACGATGTCTACGTTATCAAGCTCTCGCCCGGAGGCCAGGGTGGGGCAACTTCCACAGCAAGTTCGCCACCCCATACGAAGACAAGCTCGTCTAATTCCCGGACAAAAACGGAAACCACGACCAAGCCTTCTCCCACAAACACCCAGCGGGCCACAACGGAAAGTCAAACGGGATTCCACACCCCATCCCGGTCTTCATCGGCGGGCACTTCCTCAGAAACCTCAAAGGGGTTCAGTTTCAACGTCACCTGCGGGCCCGGACTAATCGCCCTCTTACCCCTTCTACCGCTTCTGTGGAGAAGGCGGAGGGAGTGA